The nucleotide window GCGTGCTGGATGGTGACCGGGAAAGCCGAGGAACCACCGGACCCGGCGGACTGGCCGGCTTGCGGAGTGGCGCTGGATTGGCAGGCCGCCAACACGATCAGTCCCAGCACGCTCACCAGGGCCACCAGCGCCCGGACGGGTTTGATCACAGCAACGACTCCTTGTGAATTAGGTTAGGTAAACCTCACAAAGGTTAGCCCAGCGCCGCTCGCCGCGCCATCCGCCGGCCATCGATGAGACGACGATCACCCGCCGAGCCGCCTCCGCGGGAGGCTGCCGTGAACCGTACGAACCGTAGCGTCTGCTCGCTGGCCCGAACCCGAGAGCGGAGTACGCCCCATGAAGAAGATCCTCGTCACCATTGCTGGAGCCGGCCTTGCCGCGGCCACGTTGCTGCTGAGCGCCTGCGGCACCCTGACCGTCTCCCAGGCCGATGTCGAGAATCAGATCAGCACCCAGCTGCAGAAGCAGGTCGGCCAGAAGCCCGACGACGTGACCTGCCCCGGCGATCTGCAGGGCAAGGTCGGCACCACCATGCGCTGCACGCTGACCGCCGGCGACTCCAAGTACGGCGTGAACGTCAAGGTCACCTCGGTCGAGGGCAACAAGGTCCTGTTCAACATCAAGGTCGACGACCAGGCCAGCTGATCGGCCCCCATGACCCGATCGTGCCCGGTGACCCGATCGAGCCCGGTGACATCGCCGGCAGAGCACCAGGGATGATCATCCGGTGAACCGTGAGCTCCTCGATGTCTTCGGCCTCGACCCGGAAGTCCTGCACCTCAACCACGGCGCCTTCGGCTGTGCCCCGATCGCGGTCCGCCGTGCCGCCGAGGACTGGCGCAACCGGGCCGAACGCAATCCGCATCATTTCAACGGCCACCAGTTGCCGGGCCTGATCGCCGGGGCCCGGCATCGGGTCGCCGACTTCCTGCAGGTGGACGCCGAGGCCGTCGGTTTCGTCCGCAACGTGTCCGAGGGCGTGTCGTCGGTCTTCGGCTCACTCGACCTGCGGCCGGGCGACGAGATCGTGGTCTGCAATCACGGCTACGGCGCCGTCACCATGGCGGCTCAGAA belongs to Microlunatus elymi and includes:
- a CDS encoding DUF4333 domain-containing protein, with translation MKKILVTIAGAGLAAATLLLSACGTLTVSQADVENQISTQLQKQVGQKPDDVTCPGDLQGKVGTTMRCTLTAGDSKYGVNVKVTSVEGNKVLFNIKVDDQAS